The proteins below are encoded in one region of Desulfovibrio sp. X2:
- the hlyD gene encoding secretion protein HlyD, protein MKAKKFLFLVLVLAVAGGLWWTLGRRAEEANGRLRLYGNVDIRQVELSFRVGGRLEELRVDEGDPVKPGMVVARLDAQPYRDALNQALGQRDVAAADLDKLRTGYRTEDVAQARALVAQREATVENNVRLARRREALVKSGAISEQEYDDAVTQRDESQAQLDQARKALELLVHGYRSEDISASEANMRAAEAAVASAMTNLADTEIIAPSKGTVLSRVREPGAVVSPGDTVIVVSLASPVWVRAYVSEPDLGRVHPGMKFLVTTDSRPDKPYVGHVGFISPVAEFTPKNVETEKLRTDLVYRLRIIVDHPDEGLRQGMPVTVTEPADQDGKDRQTDDKDTTQAAPQASDQNASQAGEQAAGQPAAQPAPQAAPAAPRDKAAQ, encoded by the coding sequence ATGAAGGCGAAGAAGTTCCTGTTCCTTGTCCTCGTCCTGGCCGTGGCGGGCGGACTGTGGTGGACGCTCGGCCGCAGGGCCGAGGAGGCGAACGGCAGGCTGCGGCTTTACGGCAACGTGGACATCCGGCAGGTGGAGCTCTCCTTTCGGGTCGGCGGCCGCCTGGAGGAGCTGCGCGTGGACGAGGGCGACCCGGTCAAGCCCGGCATGGTCGTGGCCCGCCTGGACGCCCAGCCCTACCGCGACGCCCTGAACCAGGCCCTGGGCCAGCGCGACGTGGCCGCCGCGGACCTGGACAAGCTGCGCACCGGCTACCGCACGGAGGACGTGGCCCAGGCCCGCGCCCTGGTGGCCCAGCGCGAGGCCACGGTGGAGAACAACGTGCGCCTTGCCCGCCGCCGCGAGGCCCTGGTCAAGAGCGGCGCCATCTCCGAGCAGGAATACGACGACGCGGTCACGCAACGCGACGAGTCCCAGGCCCAGCTCGACCAGGCGCGCAAGGCCCTGGAGCTTCTGGTGCACGGCTACCGCAGCGAGGACATCTCGGCCTCCGAGGCCAACATGCGCGCCGCCGAGGCCGCCGTGGCCTCGGCCATGACCAACCTCGCGGACACCGAGATCATCGCCCCCTCCAAGGGCACCGTCCTCTCCCGCGTGCGCGAGCCGGGCGCCGTGGTCTCCCCGGGCGACACGGTCATCGTCGTCTCCCTGGCCTCTCCGGTCTGGGTGCGCGCCTACGTCTCCGAGCCCGACCTCGGCCGCGTGCATCCGGGCATGAAGTTCCTCGTGACCACGGACAGCAGGCCGGACAAGCCCTACGTGGGCCACGTCGGCTTCATCTCGCCCGTGGCCGAGTTCACGCCCAAGAACGTGGAGACCGAGAAGCTGCGCACCGACCTCGTCTACAGGCTGCGCATCATCGTGGACCACCCGGACGAGGGGCTCAGGCAGGGCATGCCCGTGACCGTGACCGAGCCCGCGGACCAGGACGGGAAGGATCGGCAGACGGACGACAAGGACACGACACAGGCCGCCCCGCAGGCTTCCGACCAGAATGCGTCGCAGGCCGGGGAACAGGCCGCCGGACAACCCGCCGCGCAGCCCGCCCCGCAGGCCGCGCCCGCCGCTCCCAGGGACAAGGCCGCGCAATGA
- a CDS encoding CerR family C-terminal domain-containing protein, which yields MARRAQGEAAETRAGTSAKARADAQPDTHPQARTAARGKAGTRAKAGAATRRAAPPEGETRRRLIEAGIELFGRHGFEGVSTRALAREAQVNLAAIPYHFGGKEGLYRAVVEFVVQTVSEQLGATLLSVREMARDPRTGRDELLAAVRGMIRSMVHTILGSSVTLDYCRVLMQEQITPTEVYDVLYQGLFQAMHQTWTAVLARLLHAREGSPEVDMRAQAVMGQIVIFRIGMPVTLRYLRTERLHHDHLECIARLVADQVEALARCAQEATLENDA from the coding sequence ATGGCGCGACGCGCCCAGGGAGAAGCGGCCGAGACGCGCGCGGGAACCAGCGCAAAGGCGCGCGCGGACGCGCAGCCGGATACCCATCCGCAGGCGCGGACGGCGGCACGCGGCAAAGCGGGGACGCGAGCCAAGGCCGGCGCGGCCACGCGGCGCGCCGCCCCCCCCGAGGGCGAGACGCGCAGGCGGCTCATCGAGGCGGGCATCGAGCTCTTCGGGCGGCACGGCTTCGAGGGCGTGAGCACCCGCGCCCTGGCCAGGGAGGCGCAGGTGAACCTTGCCGCCATCCCCTACCATTTCGGCGGCAAGGAAGGGCTCTACCGGGCCGTGGTCGAGTTCGTGGTCCAAACCGTGTCCGAGCAGCTGGGAGCCACCCTGCTCTCCGTGCGCGAGATGGCCCGCGACCCGAGGACCGGGCGGGACGAGCTGCTGGCCGCCGTGCGCGGCATGATCCGCAGCATGGTCCACACCATCCTGGGCTCGTCCGTGACCCTGGACTACTGCCGGGTGCTCATGCAGGAGCAGATCACCCCCACCGAGGTCTACGACGTCCTCTACCAGGGGCTGTTCCAGGCCATGCACCAGACCTGGACCGCGGTCCTGGCCCGGCTCCTGCATGCGCGGGAGGGCAGCCCGGAAGTGGACATGCGCGCCCAGGCCGTCATGGGGCAGATCGTCATCTTCCGTATAGGCATGCCCGTGACTCTGCGCTATCTACGGACGGAAAGACTGCACCACGACCATCTGGAATGCATCGCGCGGCTGGTTGCCGACCAGGTCGAGGCCCTGGCCCGGTGCGCGCAGGAAGCGACCCTGGAGAACGACGCATGA
- a CDS encoding LysR substrate-binding domain-containing protein, with the protein MLFFSAVSRSSSLAAAARLLNVTPPAVTQRLRSLETRLGVQLVDRGTGRIMLTSEGELLARRSIGVLNEVEAVTEELQERRGVVSGHLHVAGPTGFGRRHIAPLVAQFHRRHPQVSISLDLSDNPLRLKPDAWDIVIHIGQLHSQPYQMAMLAPNDRILCASPDYISRRGTPGSPADLAGHDCLALRENDEDVTLWRFQRRDGSSETVRIAGGVSCNDGDVIRDWALSGLGVILRSEWDVADDLASGRLVRLLPDWTPPDAPVVALLGPRHNRAARTRYFLESFQRAFTPAPWRAATASRGSQGG; encoded by the coding sequence ATGCTCTTCTTCTCGGCCGTCAGCCGGTCATCCTCTCTGGCGGCAGCCGCCCGACTCCTCAATGTGACCCCTCCCGCCGTCACCCAGCGTCTCCGTTCCCTGGAAACCCGGCTCGGCGTGCAGCTGGTGGACCGGGGGACCGGCAGGATCATGCTCACGAGCGAAGGGGAGCTTCTGGCCAGGCGGTCCATCGGCGTTCTCAATGAGGTTGAGGCGGTCACGGAGGAATTGCAGGAACGAAGGGGCGTGGTTTCAGGCCATCTGCACGTTGCAGGCCCCACCGGCTTCGGCCGTCGCCATATCGCCCCGCTGGTCGCGCAGTTCCACAGGCGACACCCGCAAGTCAGCATCAGTCTTGACTTGTCGGACAATCCGCTCCGGCTGAAACCCGATGCGTGGGATATCGTGATCCATATCGGCCAATTGCACTCCCAGCCCTATCAGATGGCCATGCTGGCCCCAAACGATCGGATACTGTGCGCATCGCCGGACTACATCTCACGCCGCGGCACTCCGGGATCTCCCGCCGACCTGGCAGGCCACGACTGCCTCGCCCTGCGGGAGAACGACGAGGACGTGACGCTTTGGCGCTTCCAGCGGCGCGACGGCAGTTCCGAAACCGTGCGCATCGCGGGCGGCGTCTCGTGCAACGACGGCGATGTCATCCGCGACTGGGCTTTGTCCGGGCTCGGCGTCATCCTGCGCTCGGAATGGGACGTCGCAGACGACCTGGCATCCGGGCGCCTGGTCCGCCTGCTGCCGGACTGGACTCCGCCCGATGCGCCCGTGGTGGCCCTGCTCGGTCCGCGCCATAACCGGGCCGCCCGGACGCGATATTTCCTCGAAAGCTTCCAGCGCGCGTTCACTCCCGCGCCTTGGCGGGCAGCCACCGCCTCACGGGGGAGCCAAGGGGGCTGA
- a CDS encoding alanine racemase: MKIPRDDRRSTDSLRALQTPCLLLDEQRMDGNIARLRARLAAAGVGFRPHLKTAKSIEVARRLITGANGPAAVSTLREAEEFASAGITDLTYAVGISPCKLPRVQSIRKGGVALTVLLDSLEQAEAVAVASDPADPIPVLIELDCDGHRSGVKPGDSELLLAIARRLGPSACLRGVLTHAGESYEAESAAALRAAAENERASAVTAAQMLRAHGHACPVVSVGSTPTAHFAESYEGVTEVRAGAFVFFDLVQAGIGVCAENDIALSVLTTVIGHQREKGWTVIDAGWMALSCDRGTAGQPVDQGYGVVCDMAGRPIPGLVVVNANQEHGIVALRADARAGAPELPVGTRLRILPSHACATAAQHDRYHVIGAGGGDATAEWPRFTGW; encoded by the coding sequence ATGAAAATTCCACGAGACGACCGACGTTCGACCGATTCCCTCCGGGCCCTGCAGACCCCCTGCCTGCTTCTGGATGAGCAGCGGATGGATGGAAACATCGCCCGTCTGCGGGCACGTCTCGCGGCCGCGGGCGTCGGGTTTCGCCCCCACCTCAAGACGGCGAAATCCATCGAGGTGGCGCGTCGGCTGATCACCGGGGCAAACGGCCCGGCTGCAGTCTCCACGCTGCGCGAGGCGGAGGAGTTCGCCTCGGCGGGTATCACGGACCTCACCTACGCGGTGGGTATTTCCCCCTGCAAGCTGCCCCGGGTCCAGTCCATTCGCAAAGGCGGCGTCGCGCTCACCGTGCTCCTCGACAGTCTCGAGCAGGCCGAGGCGGTGGCGGTCGCGTCCGACCCCGCTGATCCGATCCCTGTGCTGATCGAGCTCGATTGCGACGGGCACCGCTCCGGTGTGAAGCCGGGGGACTCGGAGCTGCTGCTCGCGATCGCGCGCAGACTGGGGCCTTCAGCCTGCCTGCGGGGGGTGCTGACCCATGCCGGTGAAAGCTACGAGGCGGAGAGCGCGGCGGCGCTCAGGGCCGCGGCGGAGAACGAACGCGCGAGCGCGGTCACGGCGGCGCAGATGCTGCGCGCCCACGGCCATGCCTGTCCGGTCGTCAGCGTAGGTTCGACCCCGACCGCGCATTTTGCCGAGAGCTATGAAGGCGTCACCGAGGTTCGTGCCGGGGCATTCGTCTTTTTCGATCTCGTGCAGGCCGGTATCGGGGTGTGCGCCGAGAACGACATCGCCCTGTCCGTGTTGACCACGGTGATCGGCCACCAGCGTGAAAAAGGGTGGACCGTCATCGATGCGGGCTGGATGGCCCTTTCGTGCGACAGGGGCACGGCCGGGCAGCCCGTCGACCAGGGATACGGGGTGGTGTGCGACATGGCCGGAAGGCCGATTCCCGGCCTTGTTGTCGTCAATGCCAATCAGGAGCACGGGATAGTCGCCCTGCGGGCCGATGCCCGGGCAGGCGCGCCGGAACTTCCCGTGGGCACGCGGCTGAGGATTCTTCCCAGCCACGCGTGCGCGACG